TACGCCAATGGCTTTTCCTGGATTAGAATCATTATGCTCAACCGTAACATACCAATAAAATTTTCCGTAGCGCTCCACAACTTGAGATGCCCACGCTTCTCCTTTCGACCATTTAAAATCTGTTGGCTTTAAGGGCACAGGATGCTCTTGCCAAGTTTTCATATCTTTTGAAGAATACACCAACCATTCATTCATTTTGTAAAAATGAAAATCGTTTGGTGCTTCATCATGTCCTGCATATATGTAAACCGTATTATCGTGCACCAATGCGGCAGGATCTGCGGTAAATTTATCTTTAATAATAGGGTTATTTTCTACAGTATTTACCTGTGCATTTAATACAACACAGCAAAACAGATTAAAAATAATATTTACTTTAATTAAGCGATTCATAGGTCATTCTTTTATTTTTTCTTAGCCCAAATTGGTTTCCCATCTGTGGTTAAACCTGAATATGCAATTGTTAATTTACGAGGGGCAGCTTCCCAGTCCCAAGCATTAAACAATTTACATTCGTCACCGTTAATATAAATCGTATTTGTTTGCTTGTTTAATTCCCAAGAACCGGATACTTCACCACCTAAGGTGCCATCTTTACTAAAAATTATAGTTTTAGAAGTTTGCATCACTCTATATTCATAGTTCATGGTAATTTGTTCCCAAGTTCCGACAATATTTTCTTCAGTAATTTCTGTTTGGGGCACGTTAGCAAAACGTTCTGGCGACACAACAGGCCAACCATCAGACGTCCAACTAACCTCCCGCACATGTCCCATCATAATGGCATTACTGTACATATTTCCACCAGTATTTTCAGGTAAACGTGCTTGTGAACTATAAAACCAATCTCCGGTTTCTTCATTTTGAAACATAGCATTGTGAGCAAACCCAACCCAACCTGAATGGTTGTTAAATTTATAAGGGTGTGTTACAATTGGATAAACATCACCACCATTGGTTACATTCATCCCATCAATACCTTTGTATGGTCCCGTAACATTTTCAGACCTACAAACTCTTGTATTATATGGTACATCAAGACCATCGTAGGCTAAAAACAAATAATAATAACCTGTATTTTCATTATAAATAACTTCTGGGCCTTCCGATCCTTGCCATCTTGATCCACTTGTACGTGTATAAATATGAGTTCCCCAAGTAGCTTCATCTTTATAATCAAAAGTATTTAGAGGTTTACCTGTACTCTCATTAATTTGAATAGCTGCAATACCACTATGCCAAGAGCCATAAAACATCCAATGTTCTCCTTCTGGGGTAATAACATATGAAGGATCTATAGCATTATATTTAAAATAACCATTCCAATCGTTGGTGTAAGATGAACGACTCCAATCATTACCTTTATCTGAAACCGAACAAACAACCATTCCTTTGTCTTCCCATGAAGAATTCACTGACGGGTCTGTGGTTTCCATCATTCCAATAAAAGCACGCTCTGTCCATGTGTTGTCAAAATTTGCAGCAGAATTTGGAAGTCCGTTACCAATAAAATTATCAACGACAATACTGTAATACATGCGATATACATTTCCTACTTTACGCACAACAGGTGCCCAGTAACCAATTTGAAGATTTTCTATTGGGGCTAAATTGTAACTGGCTCTAATTGTATTTAATTCTTCTTTTATCCAACTAGGTTGATTAGGCATTGAAGCTCCCATATATTCCCAATTTACCAAATCTTTAGAGCGCCTTCCATGAAAATGCCCATGTCCATCATGCGCATTGCCGTAGGACGCATCGGTTTGATACATATAATAGTAATCTCCATGTTTTACGACTGTTGGATCATGTACATTGGCCAAATTCCATTTGCTTCTATTAGCCCAAGATGCCATTGATGAATAATCATCGGCGTATGTTGGACCATCAAAACTTTCAGGAACAGGCACCTCAACTTCTGGTTCGGGATCTGGTTTTGGCGTTTCAGAAGAATCGTCAATATTATCATCACCAGAACATGCACTTAAAAAAATGACTAGCGCAGTTAAAGCAAAGGATTTTATGCCGTTAAAATAATTGTGTTTTTTCATAATTCCTTATTTTATTTTCCTTCAATCATGATTACTGAAAATGGAGGAATTGTTATGTTAAGCTTTCCTTTTTTAATTTTAGCGTTATCTAACTTCTTAATAACAATATGATTTGGATTATCGAAAGCATTATAATCTTGTAATTTATCTGAAGTAATTATAGATGCTGTTACATTTTTAACTCCTAAAGCGCCTAAATCTAAATTGATAGTATTGGCTTTATTAGCATCGATATTTACCATTGAAATATGTACTAAACCAGATGTGTCTTTTGAAGCTGAAACAGATACTGCAGGAAGTGATTTTCCGTTTAATTCATATTTTGGTGAATGAAATTTTAACGGTATTAACTTTGCATCTTGATGCACTTTATACATGTTCATCACATGATAAGTTGGTGTTAAAATCATTTTAGCTTTATCGGTTAGAATTACAGCTTGTAAAACATTAACACATTGTGCTAAGTTTGCCATACGAACTCTATCGGCATGATTGTTAAAAATATTAAGTGTAACTCCTGCTAAAACGGCATCACGCATGGTGTTTTGTTGATATAAAAAACCAGGATTTGTACCTTCTTCTACAGCGTACCAACCACCCCATTCATCAACCACTAAATCCACTTTTTTCTCTGGATCATATTTATCCATAATGGCAGCATGCTTGGTAACAAGTTCTTCCATTTCTAAAGCTTCGCTCATGGTTTTAAAATACATGTCTTCTGTAAAAGATACGGCATCGCCTTTGTTATTCCAATCGATTACAGAATAATGATGTAAAGCAACACCTCCAAGCATATGATTTGGAATGTTTTTCATTAAAGTTTCAGTCCAGTGGTAATCATCACTATTTGCTCCTGAAGCAATACGCATTAAACCACCAGAGTTTGTCCAATCGGCAATAAAAGTCGCGTATTTTCTATATTCATTGGCATAGTATTCAGCAGTCATGTTTCCGCCACAACCCCAAGCTTCATTTCCTATACCCCAATATTTTACTTTCCAAGGTTCTTTTCTTCCATTTTGTTTACGTAAATCGCTCATTGGGCTTACACCATCAAAATTTGTATACTGTACCCAATCGGCTAATTCTTGAACAGTACCACTACCTACATTACCAGAAACATAAGGTTCGGTTTCCAGCAATTCGCATAAGTTTAAAAAATCGTGTGTTCCAAAACTATTATCTTCGGTTACTCCTCCCCACCATTGGTTTACAATTGTAGGACGGTCTTTTTGAGGCCCAATACCATCCTTCCAATGGTAAGTATCGGCAAAACAACCTCCAGGCCAGCGTAAATTAGGTATTTTTAAATCTTTTAGAGCTTTAACAATATCGTTACGAACTCCATTCGTATTTGCGATTTTTGAAGTATCTCCAACAAAAAAACCATCATAAATACAACGTCCTAAATGCTCTGCAAAATGGCCGTAAATATGTTTGCTAATTACGGGTGCTTTTTCGTCTTGATTAAAAGTAATTGTAGTGCTTTTATCCTGAGCATTTCCAAATAATGAAACGATACAAAAAACTGCTAAATATTTTAAATCATTTGTGTTAATTTTAAACATAACCTTATAGTTTATTTATTATAAATTCATTTTTACAACAATTCTATTATTGTGATTTTTTACAAGTGTGTATTGAACACTTACAAATAAAGTCAAAGGAATTGACATATGCAAAAGACTCATCAATAAAATTTAATCTTTTTAGTAGTTTTTTATAAAATAAACTCAAAAAACAAAAGGCAAGTGAAACACTTACCTTTTGAAAAACTAACTCATTAAAATAAACGAACTCATTGAAATTAATATCCTGTATTTTGATCCGTTACCAAAGGATTGTTATCCATTTCCGACTGTGGTATCGGGAAATATTCACGACCAGGCACATAACTATTATATTCAGGATCTCTAGATTTTAGCCACTCGAGTTTAGCAGAATCTTGTAACCATCCCCAACGACGTATATCATCAAATCTGTGTCCTTCTAAAGCAAACTCTAAGAAACGCTCGTGTGCTATTTGGTCTCTCATTTGTTGCTGAGTCATATTTGGTTTTGTACTTGCTAAATCTGGTAAATTAACACGATCTCTAACTTCTTGAATGTAACCGTATGCAGCAGTGGTTTGCCCCAGTTCATTTAAACATTCGGCATACATTAATAATACATCTGCATAACGCATAATACGCTCATTAATTCCAGATCTCCAATCATACTCATCGGCTCTACTGCCATCAGAATTTTGGTATTTAGCAACAAATAGGTCATTTAAGTAGGTTTCATTTGCTCCATAATGCGTAGCGAAATCAACCCCATATAACATCATGCCTCCTGGTTTGTTATAAAACATGGTCGCATCTAAACGCGGATCTACTTCACCTGAGATTGTGGTTTCTTTATGAAAATCATCAAATAAGATTCTTGTTGGCTGAACATCGGTAAAACCAAAAGTTGGAGGTCCATAAGTTATCGCCCTTGCAGACGTTTTACCCCAGCCAGATGCTGGAGCGCCACCCCAACCTAAATCTACACCACCAGCTTCTCTACTAAACTGAACTTCAAAAATAGACTCTGAATTATTTTCGTTCACCATGGTAAAGTTGTCCCGATAATTATCCACAAGTCTATATTCACCTGAGTTAATAACTGCCTCAAAAGCTACTTTTGCTTCTGCAAAATTAGCTGTAAATAAATGAGCTTTACCTAAATAAGCCAAGGCAGCACCCTTTGTGGCTCTTCCTGCTTGTCCTTGATCTGCCCCAGATACATTGTTGTAATTATTTGGCAACAACCCAGCAGCAGCTTCAAAGTCTGATATAACCTGAGCCCAACCTTCTTCTTGTGTTTTTTGTTCATGATAGATTTCTAAACTAGATAATGGCAAGGGCACATTTTTAAATAAGTTAACTAAATGAAAAAAGTATAATCCTCTTAAAAAATGAGCTTGACCCAAAATTCTATTTTTTAAAGCTTGATCTTCCATGTCGATACCTGGTACATTTTCCAGTACTTGATTTGCTCTATACACCCCTTGATAGAATGTTTCAAAAGCCCATCCATAAATAGAAGCATCGGCAACACTTGTATTAAAGCGCCCCACATTAGCCATGGCGCCCCATGGACTATTACTGCGCGTACCATCACCCTTTAAATCTAATAAAAGTGGGGTACTACGCATATAAGAACCATCGGTTAATAAACTTCCGTATACAGCATTTACACCCTCTAGAGCATCTGTTTCATTTTCCCAAAACGAATCTGCAGTTTCAAAATTGGGATCTATTTGATTAAGGTCTTCATCGGCCACGCAACTTGTTGCTAAAAAAGCTGAAGCAAGAGCAAATGAATATATTATATTTTTTGTTTTCATGATTTTCTAAATTTTCAAGTTTTTTTAAAAGTCTAACTGTATACCTAATGCAAAAGTTCTAGGGTTAGGGAACGAACCAAAATCGAATCCTCTATTAAACAAACCGTTACTAATAAAATCTGGATCGTAACCACTATATTTTGTAATAACGAAAACGTTTTGACCTGAAGCAAAAACTCTGGCTCTTTCGAATATTTTAGTATTTATAGGGATGTTATAGCCTAATTCTAAGTTTTGAAGTCTAACATAATCTCCATCTTCAATAAAACGATCTGAAAGTCTATTATTTCCATTAGGATCTCCAATAACAGGCCGCGGTATATTAGTATCTGTATTATTAGGAGTCCAATAATCTAACATGTCTGTGGAGCTATTCACCAAATCTCCTAACATTAAGTTTTGGCGAGAACCATTGTATACTTTATGTCCTGCAGCGCCTTGAAAGAAACAAGATATATCGAAGTTTTTATAACTAGCGCTTAAATTTAAACCAAAATTAAGCTTTGGAATTACCGTTCCTTTAAATGTTCTATCTTCATCTGTAATTAATCCATCGCCGGAATCTGGAATGCCATCACCATCTGTGTCTACTGTTAATTGATCAACAAACTTAACATCCCCTGGTTGTGCTCCAGATTGAAAAGCATGGTTAGATACATCCTCTAGGGACTGGAAAAGTCCGTCGGTTTCATAAACATATAACTCACCTGCAGAACGTCCCACTTCTGTTCTACCTGCTCCATCTGAAATTGGTGTATCCTCTGTTCCAATTTTGAGTACTTCATTTTTTAAAGTCCCTAAATTCCCTGAAATATTGTAACTAAAATCTTTCTTACCTCCACTATAGCTTAACGTAAACTCCATACCTTTGTTTCTAATGGTACCAGCATTTGTCGTTAATAAAATTGGAAATGATCCAGAAGAATAAGGAATTGGAACGTCTGCTAATAAATCTGTAGACTGTTTCATAAAATATTCGGCAGAAAATTGCAGTCTATTATTAAACATTCCAAATTCTGCTGCAACGTTTGAAGATTCAGTATCTTCCCATTTAATATCGCTATCTACAATTTTTACAACCGTTGTACCGTTTGCTATTTGATTATTGAAATTGTAGCTAGCAAATGGGTTTAAGTTTAATGCAAACTCATACAAACCAATAGTATTATTTCCTAGCTGACCATAACCACCACGTATTTTTAAAGTATTCCACCAATCAGGTAAGTTAAAATCGTTATGGGCTTTCCATGCTCCAGATACAGAGAAGTAGTTACCTGTATTATTTCTTTGCGCAAATTTAGAAGATTTATCTTGTCTAAAATTAAATGTTACTAAGTAACGATCATCAAAGGTGTAATCCAATCTACCAATGTAAGACTTATAGGTTTCAACAGATTCATTTTCTGATGCATCTCTATTATCTGCATATTCTAAATGCGCTATAGTTCCGGTTGGATATCCTGTACCTACGGCATTTAATCTATAAAAGTCATTACGTTCGTGTAGTGTACCAGCAAGTAAGCTAAACACATTTTTTTCACCTAAATTAAAATCGTAAGTCAATAAGTTATTTACAATAGATCTTGTTGTATGGCCACTTTCTACAGCTAAACGAGCTTCATCTGCCGTAGTGACATAATACCATCCTAGATCACTTTCTGGATTATAGAATCTATTACTCCAATTAGTACGGTCTCCACTAACGCTTAATTTGTATTTAAGACCTTTAACAATTTCATACTGACCCCATATATTTCCAATAAAACGATTTCTTTTATTTTCGTTAGTAATCAAATTATTAAAACCTAAAACATTTAATGAAATAGCGCGTTGTGTAATACCATCGGTACCACCATAGCCACCTAATCTATTTGGGTCGTAAACAGGCATCGTTGGAATAGCTTGCAATAAATTAATAATAGAACTAGTACCTTGAATATATTCGTTAAAACTCTCCTTATCTGATAAAGAATACGACATTTTAGCTCCATATGTAAACTTACCTTTTTCTCCATTTAAGTTCATGGTTGCTGTATATCTTTCGTATGCTTGCGGTGTTTCTAAATACCCTGTATTTTTGAAATAATCAACATTTACATTATAATTTAATGTTTGAGAACCGCCACTAAAGTTTAATGTATGGTTTTCCAAAATACCTGTTTTAAAGGCTTCATTTTGCCAATCTGTATCTATATCATCTATGTAAGATGCGTTACCTGGATAGTTTGCTGGCGAGGTTGCTACTCCCAAACCTTGATTGTTTGCATTTGTTTCTGCGGTTCTAACCAATTCTTGGTATTGCTCTCTATTTGTTAAATCGTACCACCTGTTTTTTGGTAAACTTTGAAAACCAGTAGTCACTTTATAACTAACACTTAACTGTCCTTCTCTCCCCTTTTTTGTAGTAATAATCACCACACCATTGGCTCCACGTGCACCATAAATAGCCGCAGAAGACGCATCTTTTAGAACCTGAATAGACTCGATATCACCTGTTGCGAAATCGTAAGGATTGTCTACAATCACACCATCTACCACAAATAATGGATTATTGTTTCTAAAAGAAGTAATTCCACGTATTTTAATATTAACAAACCCTCCAGGTTCTCCAGATGATTGCACTGTTACACCAGGTGCCTGACCTTGTAACATTTTAGCAACATCGTAAGTTATTGTTTTCTTTGCATCATCTACATCGACAACACTCACAGAACCAGTAAGATCTGATTTCTTCTTAGTTCCATATCCTACAACGACTACTTCTTCTAAAGCCGTTAAATCTTCTTTAAGCTTAACATTTATTTCGGCCTTATTATCATCTACAAGAACTTCCTTATTCAAATAGCCTAAATAAGAAAAGACCAAAACGTCTTTCGCTGATGCATTAATGGTATAACCTCCATTAAAATCGGTTACAGTTCCATTAGTTGTTCCTTTAATTAAAACATTAACTCCTGGTAAAGGCAATCCTTCATTTTCAGACGAAACTATACCAGTAATTGTCTTTTTTTGTTGCGCAAAATTTAAATTTGCACAGAAAATCATAAATACTAATGCTAGTAACCAGTCTTTAGGTGACCAATAGCACCTGTAATTCATAGGTAAAAATTTAGTTGTTATCATTCTTTTTAGTTTTAGTTTAGTTATTGCTATAAGTGTAAAAATAACATTTGTAAATAAATAACAAATAATTAACATTAACAAATATTTTTATCAATAAATGTTTAATTAACACTTATTTTTTGATAATTCCTATAATCAGCCTTCTATACGGCCAAAAAAAATAAGATGTCTATTGGTTTCAGCTACTGATAAAACTAAGTTAACAGTTGAAAAAATAGTTTTCAATTTATTCTAAATATTAAAAGACTTTTTAATTTTAAAAAAATAATACCTGAGCAGGATGAAATAAGCTCTTTATTGGAAAACTTCAAAACAAGGAAACCCAAAACTGGAGATTACAGGGCAATTAAACGAATAAAGGTTCCTGATGTAAAACAATTGTGAGAAAACATCCTGTGTTATAAAT
This genomic interval from Tamlana carrageenivorans contains the following:
- a CDS encoding arabinan endo-1,5-alpha-L-arabinosidase, producing MKKHNYFNGIKSFALTALVIFLSACSGDDNIDDSSETPKPDPEPEVEVPVPESFDGPTYADDYSSMASWANRSKWNLANVHDPTVVKHGDYYYMYQTDASYGNAHDGHGHFHGRRSKDLVNWEYMGASMPNQPSWIKEELNTIRASYNLAPIENLQIGYWAPVVRKVGNVYRMYYSIVVDNFIGNGLPNSAANFDNTWTERAFIGMMETTDPSVNSSWEDKGMVVCSVSDKGNDWSRSSYTNDWNGYFKYNAIDPSYVITPEGEHWMFYGSWHSGIAAIQINESTGKPLNTFDYKDEATWGTHIYTRTSGSRWQGSEGPEVIYNENTGYYYLFLAYDGLDVPYNTRVCRSENVTGPYKGIDGMNVTNGGDVYPIVTHPYKFNNHSGWVGFAHNAMFQNEETGDWFYSSQARLPENTGGNMYSNAIMMGHVREVSWTSDGWPVVSPERFANVPQTEITEENIVGTWEQITMNYEYRVMQTSKTIIFSKDGTLGGEVSGSWELNKQTNTIYINGDECKLFNAWDWEAAPRKLTIAYSGLTTDGKPIWAKKK
- a CDS encoding alpha-N-arabinofuranosidase, whose translation is MFKINTNDLKYLAVFCIVSLFGNAQDKSTTITFNQDEKAPVISKHIYGHFAEHLGRCIYDGFFVGDTSKIANTNGVRNDIVKALKDLKIPNLRWPGGCFADTYHWKDGIGPQKDRPTIVNQWWGGVTEDNSFGTHDFLNLCELLETEPYVSGNVGSGTVQELADWVQYTNFDGVSPMSDLRKQNGRKEPWKVKYWGIGNEAWGCGGNMTAEYYANEYRKYATFIADWTNSGGLMRIASGANSDDYHWTETLMKNIPNHMLGGVALHHYSVIDWNNKGDAVSFTEDMYFKTMSEALEMEELVTKHAAIMDKYDPEKKVDLVVDEWGGWYAVEEGTNPGFLYQQNTMRDAVLAGVTLNIFNNHADRVRMANLAQCVNVLQAVILTDKAKMILTPTYHVMNMYKVHQDAKLIPLKFHSPKYELNGKSLPAVSVSASKDTSGLVHISMVNIDANKANTINLDLGALGVKNVTASIITSDKLQDYNAFDNPNHIVIKKLDNAKIKKGKLNITIPPFSVIMIEGK
- a CDS encoding RagB/SusD family nutrient uptake outer membrane protein, with the protein product MKTKNIIYSFALASAFLATSCVADEDLNQIDPNFETADSFWENETDALEGVNAVYGSLLTDGSYMRSTPLLLDLKGDGTRSNSPWGAMANVGRFNTSVADASIYGWAFETFYQGVYRANQVLENVPGIDMEDQALKNRILGQAHFLRGLYFFHLVNLFKNVPLPLSSLEIYHEQKTQEEGWAQVISDFEAAAGLLPNNYNNVSGADQGQAGRATKGAALAYLGKAHLFTANFAEAKVAFEAVINSGEYRLVDNYRDNFTMVNENNSESIFEVQFSREAGGVDLGWGGAPASGWGKTSARAITYGPPTFGFTDVQPTRILFDDFHKETTISGEVDPRLDATMFYNKPGGMMLYGVDFATHYGANETYLNDLFVAKYQNSDGSRADEYDWRSGINERIMRYADVLLMYAECLNELGQTTAAYGYIQEVRDRVNLPDLASTKPNMTQQQMRDQIAHERFLEFALEGHRFDDIRRWGWLQDSAKLEWLKSRDPEYNSYVPGREYFPIPQSEMDNNPLVTDQNTGY
- a CDS encoding SusC/RagA family TonB-linked outer membrane protein, which gives rise to MITTKFLPMNYRCYWSPKDWLLALVFMIFCANLNFAQQKKTITGIVSSENEGLPLPGVNVLIKGTTNGTVTDFNGGYTINASAKDVLVFSYLGYLNKEVLVDDNKAEINVKLKEDLTALEEVVVVGYGTKKKSDLTGSVSVVDVDDAKKTITYDVAKMLQGQAPGVTVQSSGEPGGFVNIKIRGITSFRNNNPLFVVDGVIVDNPYDFATGDIESIQVLKDASSAAIYGARGANGVVIITTKKGREGQLSVSYKVTTGFQSLPKNRWYDLTNREQYQELVRTAETNANNQGLGVATSPANYPGNASYIDDIDTDWQNEAFKTGILENHTLNFSGGSQTLNYNVNVDYFKNTGYLETPQAYERYTATMNLNGEKGKFTYGAKMSYSLSDKESFNEYIQGTSSIINLLQAIPTMPVYDPNRLGGYGGTDGITQRAISLNVLGFNNLITNENKRNRFIGNIWGQYEIVKGLKYKLSVSGDRTNWSNRFYNPESDLGWYYVTTADEARLAVESGHTTRSIVNNLLTYDFNLGEKNVFSLLAGTLHERNDFYRLNAVGTGYPTGTIAHLEYADNRDASENESVETYKSYIGRLDYTFDDRYLVTFNFRQDKSSKFAQRNNTGNYFSVSGAWKAHNDFNLPDWWNTLKIRGGYGQLGNNTIGLYEFALNLNPFASYNFNNQIANGTTVVKIVDSDIKWEDTESSNVAAEFGMFNNRLQFSAEYFMKQSTDLLADVPIPYSSGSFPILLTTNAGTIRNKGMEFTLSYSGGKKDFSYNISGNLGTLKNEVLKIGTEDTPISDGAGRTEVGRSAGELYVYETDGLFQSLEDVSNHAFQSGAQPGDVKFVDQLTVDTDGDGIPDSGDGLITDEDRTFKGTVIPKLNFGLNLSASYKNFDISCFFQGAAGHKVYNGSRQNLMLGDLVNSSTDMLDYWTPNNTDTNIPRPVIGDPNGNNRLSDRFIEDGDYVRLQNLELGYNIPINTKIFERARVFASGQNVFVITKYSGYDPDFISNGLFNRGFDFGSFPNPRTFALGIQLDF